One Oceanotoga teriensis genomic region harbors:
- the rny gene encoding ribonuclease Y encodes MLVIQIIITLIIAIITLFIGLYMGNSKFISTLKTKKEELEEDIAKARVEAAKIREKALEEASAIKKKEIVEAREEVHKLRQSFDSEVKQQKEDLKNQEERLIRKEENIDRKDQNIEKLKEKLETEKTEIEEIKTQAKEKLNEIANLSENEAKEIVMNEVKEKYESDLALKFKEIKDQYEEDAKKYAKWVITTSIQRYASDITSEITTSTVVLPTDDMKGRIIGREGRNIRTFEKLTGTDLIIDDTPEIVVLSCFNPLRREIAKRSLEMLVADGRIHPARIEEMYEKSKKEVEEYIKEAGKEAVMRVGIKPPHSELVKLLGRLKFRTSYGQDVLEHSIEVAQFAGLMASELGLNVELAKRAALFHDIGKAIDHEVEGSHAVVGGQIAKRYNEKIEVVNGIQYHHNEVDAMTPEAVLVGAADALSAARPGARRETLENYVRRIEQLEEIAKSFRYVDKAYAIQAGRELRIIVQPDKIEDAMAEKLAQDISIQIEEKMQYPGVIKVTVIREKRSVSYAS; translated from the coding sequence ATGTTAGTAATCCAAATAATTATTACTTTAATAATTGCAATAATTACACTTTTTATTGGATTATATATGGGAAATTCGAAATTTATTTCTACTTTAAAAACAAAAAAAGAAGAGCTTGAAGAAGATATTGCAAAAGCAAGAGTTGAAGCTGCTAAAATAAGGGAAAAAGCCTTAGAAGAAGCATCTGCAATAAAGAAAAAAGAAATTGTAGAAGCGAGAGAAGAAGTTCATAAATTAAGACAATCATTTGATTCAGAAGTTAAACAACAAAAAGAGGATCTAAAAAATCAAGAAGAAAGACTCATAAGAAAAGAAGAAAATATAGATAGAAAAGATCAAAATATTGAAAAATTAAAAGAAAAACTTGAAACTGAGAAAACTGAAATAGAAGAAATTAAAACTCAAGCAAAAGAAAAATTAAATGAAATTGCCAATTTGAGTGAAAATGAAGCAAAAGAAATTGTTATGAATGAGGTAAAAGAAAAATATGAAAGTGATTTAGCATTGAAATTCAAAGAAATTAAAGATCAATATGAAGAAGATGCAAAAAAATATGCTAAATGGGTTATAACAACATCTATTCAAAGATACGCTTCAGATATAACATCAGAAATTACAACATCTACTGTAGTTTTACCAACCGATGATATGAAAGGTAGAATAATAGGTAGAGAAGGAAGAAATATTAGAACCTTTGAAAAGCTCACTGGAACAGATTTAATAATTGATGATACACCTGAAATAGTAGTTCTTTCATGTTTTAATCCATTGAGACGTGAAATAGCTAAAAGATCTTTAGAAATGCTAGTGGCAGATGGAAGAATACATCCAGCAAGAATAGAAGAAATGTATGAAAAATCGAAAAAAGAAGTTGAAGAATATATAAAAGAAGCTGGTAAAGAAGCAGTCATGAGAGTTGGAATAAAACCACCTCATTCTGAATTAGTTAAACTTCTTGGAAGATTAAAATTTAGAACAAGTTATGGTCAAGATGTTTTAGAACATTCTATAGAAGTTGCACAATTTGCCGGTTTAATGGCTTCCGAACTTGGTTTAAATGTTGAACTTGCAAAAAGAGCTGCTCTTTTCCATGATATAGGTAAAGCTATTGATCATGAAGTTGAAGGTTCTCATGCAGTTGTAGGTGGCCAAATAGCTAAAAGATATAATGAGAAAATCGAAGTTGTCAATGGTATACAATATCATCACAATGAAGTAGATGCCATGACACCTGAAGCTGTTTTGGTTGGAGCTGCTGATGCATTATCAGCTGCAAGACCTGGGGCAAGACGTGAAACTTTAGAAAATTATGTCAGAAGAATAGAACAATTAGAAGAAATAGCAAAATCATTTAGATATGTTGATAAAGCTTATGCTATACAGGCTGGCCGTGAATTAAGAATAATAGTTCAACCTGATAAAATAGAAGATGCGATGGCTGAAAAATTAGCACAAGATATTTCCATACAAATAGAAGAAAAGATGCAGTATCCAGGAGTAATAAAAGTAACAGTTATCAGAGAAAAAAGATCAGTTTCTTATGCCAGTTAA
- a CDS encoding FeoB small GTPase domain-containing protein, with protein MKNFNVALAGQPNVGKSTLFNALTGVRQFVANYPGVTVEKRFGKYVYKDTEFTVIDLPGTYSLSSYTKEERVSRDFILNSDIELVIQVLDASNLTRSFYLFFQLLELEIPIIGVLNMVDISKKRGIEVDIDKLQNKIDIPIIECIANKNKGIIELKNRIFDFCLKDKKISNFKVDYGKELNKEIDQITEIIKKLNIKNYPPRWLAIKYLENDKTIIDLINSSFEGLEMSDINV; from the coding sequence ATGAAAAATTTTAATGTTGCCCTTGCCGGACAACCAAATGTGGGAAAATCTACTCTTTTTAATGCATTAACTGGAGTGAGACAATTTGTTGCAAATTATCCTGGGGTTACTGTTGAAAAAAGATTTGGAAAGTATGTTTATAAAGATACAGAATTTACAGTTATTGATCTTCCGGGAACTTATAGTCTCTCTTCATATACCAAAGAAGAAAGAGTTTCAAGAGATTTTATTCTTAATTCTGATATAGAACTCGTTATTCAGGTCTTAGATGCTTCTAATCTTACAAGAAGTTTTTATCTGTTTTTTCAGCTTTTAGAGTTAGAAATACCTATAATAGGAGTTTTAAATATGGTAGATATATCTAAAAAAAGAGGAATTGAAGTAGATATAGATAAACTTCAAAATAAAATAGATATTCCTATAATAGAATGTATTGCCAATAAAAATAAAGGAATTATTGAATTAAAAAATCGAATATTTGATTTTTGTTTAAAGGATAAAAAAATTTCTAATTTTAAAGTTGATTATGGTAAAGAATTAAACAAAGAGATTGATCAAATAACAGAAATAATAAAAAAATTAAACATTAAAAATTATCCACCAAGATGGCTTGCTATAAAGTATCTTGAAAATGATAAAACAATAATAGATCTTATAAATTCTTCTTTTGAAGGATTAGAAATGAGTGATATTAATGTCTGA
- the thpR gene encoding RNA 2',3'-cyclic phosphodiesterase yields MMENRNSIRTFIAIESNEEQRNLLTDSILKLDRMGFKSNWTKRENIHLTLFFLGNLNMSLIAKLAYKIGERISGFPTFVYTTRGIGYFSFENEPKSIWFGVEEEQILKGLYSEIKKSLLLLNINVKDEKFVPHITLGRVKKHPEHWDTLIKSISFEPIQIPVNSVGIFSSTLTKTGPVYKKLYSIDFEGGVIING; encoded by the coding sequence ATGATGGAAAATAGAAATTCAATAAGAACTTTTATTGCTATAGAGTCTAATGAAGAACAAAGAAATCTTTTAACTGATAGCATATTAAAACTCGATAGAATGGGTTTTAAATCAAATTGGACTAAGAGAGAAAATATACATCTAACTTTATTTTTTCTTGGTAATTTAAATATGTCTTTAATAGCAAAATTAGCTTATAAAATAGGCGAAAGAATTTCAGGTTTCCCAACTTTTGTTTACACCACGAGAGGAATAGGTTACTTTTCTTTTGAGAATGAACCAAAAAGCATATGGTTCGGAGTAGAAGAAGAACAAATTCTAAAAGGTCTTTATTCAGAAATAAAGAAATCTTTATTACTTTTAAATATTAATGTTAAAGACGAAAAGTTTGTTCCACATATAACTTTGGGAAGGGTCAAAAAACACCCCGAACATTGGGATACTCTTATAAAATCTATAAGCTTTGAACCAATACAGATACCTGTAAACTCTGTAGGAATTTTTTCATCTACACTAACAAAAACAGGTCCTGTATATAAAAAGCTTTACAGTATTGACTTTGAAGGAGGCGTAATAATAAATGGCTAA
- the rimO gene encoding 30S ribosomal protein S12 methylthiotransferase RimO, with protein sequence MEKFHIVRLGCPKNDADMDILRGILENKGYKYEENAENSDMIIIDTCGFIENSKKESIDTIFEYNSLKENNPALKIIPIGCMIERYYDEFREELNEADGLFGVITPQMIVDKIENNEFFYKHPFPIDTYKCEYRYIPETPYAYVKISDGCSRKCAFCSIPYFKGDPKSREIEDIKKEVEFLIKNGKKEIILVSQDNTLYGADLYGKQSLPKLLNELNKIDGDFWIRVMYLHPDFINDEIIDAIHNNDKILNYFDIPMQTGSNKMLKAMGRIKMRENLLEIVKKVRKVPSILRTSIIVGFPGETDEDFKELLDFVDKVEFDKLGAFIYSPEEGTPSYNFKNKVDEETKAERLDELMSLQKDISNINLKKFENQIIKCILEEENDGVYIARSWMDAPEIDGNVFFKSKKDLLKGSLIKIKINETFDYDMEGELVD encoded by the coding sequence ATGGAAAAGTTTCATATTGTAAGACTCGGTTGTCCAAAAAATGATGCTGATATGGATATACTGAGAGGTATTTTAGAAAACAAAGGTTATAAATACGAAGAAAATGCAGAAAATTCAGATATGATAATAATAGATACATGCGGTTTTATAGAAAACTCTAAAAAAGAATCTATAGATACTATATTTGAATATAATTCATTAAAAGAAAATAATCCCGCTTTAAAAATAATTCCTATTGGTTGTATGATTGAAAGATATTATGATGAATTTAGAGAAGAATTAAATGAAGCTGATGGATTGTTTGGAGTTATAACTCCTCAAATGATAGTTGATAAAATAGAAAATAATGAATTTTTTTATAAACATCCTTTTCCCATCGACACATATAAATGTGAATATAGATATATACCTGAAACTCCATATGCTTATGTGAAAATATCAGATGGTTGTTCAAGAAAATGTGCTTTTTGTTCTATTCCTTATTTTAAAGGTGATCCAAAAAGTAGAGAAATCGAAGATATAAAAAAAGAAGTTGAATTTCTTATAAAAAATGGAAAAAAAGAAATAATACTTGTATCACAAGATAATACTCTATATGGTGCAGATCTTTATGGAAAACAAAGTTTACCTAAACTTTTGAATGAACTGAATAAAATAGATGGTGATTTTTGGATAAGGGTTATGTATCTTCACCCCGATTTTATAAATGATGAAATAATAGATGCCATACATAATAACGATAAAATCTTAAACTATTTTGATATTCCTATGCAAACAGGTTCAAATAAAATGTTAAAAGCCATGGGTAGAATAAAGATGAGGGAAAATTTATTAGAAATTGTAAAAAAAGTTAGAAAAGTTCCTTCAATTCTAAGAACTTCTATAATAGTTGGTTTTCCTGGTGAAACTGATGAAGATTTCAAAGAGCTCTTAGATTTTGTAGATAAAGTTGAATTCGATAAACTTGGAGCTTTCATATATTCACCAGAAGAAGGAACTCCTTCTTATAATTTTAAAAATAAAGTAGATGAAGAAACAAAAGCTGAAAGATTAGATGAATTAATGTCTTTACAAAAAGATATTTCAAATATAAACTTAAAAAAATTTGAAAATCAAATTATAAAATGTATACTCGAAGAAGAAAATGATGGAGTATACATAGCAAGATCTTGGATGGATGCACCTGAAATAGATGGAAATGTGTTTTTCAAAAGCAAAAAAGACTTATTAAAAGGATCTTTAATTAAAATAAAAATAAATGAAACTTTTGATTATGATATGGAAGGAGAATTAGTAGATTGA
- a CDS encoding DUF4198 domain-containing protein: MKKSILVIFSILMLITAFSHFQLVYTEKDFIGEGDSSNLDIQLIFTHPGGGTHDVISDPLSMNMGKPKKFGVWNKGEYTDLTDSLKAYTFSHGKRNADAYKLNYRLRGMGDFVFVIEPEPYWEASEEIYITQYTKAIVNKAGLPSDWDAELGLPAEIVPLTWPTNIYAGSTFRGVVMKDGKPEPNVEIEIEYLNAKAFKNAFNEKEINFDGGEAPAMLIKTDSNGQFSFTFPWSGVWGFAALMEGEQYKGQDQELGACFMLRVHDLP; this comes from the coding sequence ATGAAAAAAAGCATTTTGGTAATTTTTAGTATTCTTATGTTAATAACTGCCTTTTCACATTTTCAACTAGTTTATACAGAAAAGGATTTTATTGGTGAAGGAGATTCAAGTAATTTAGATATTCAATTAATATTTACACATCCAGGTGGAGGAACACATGATGTTATTTCAGATCCTTTATCTATGAATATGGGAAAACCTAAAAAATTTGGTGTATGGAATAAAGGTGAATATACCGATTTAACAGATTCATTAAAAGCATATACTTTTTCACATGGAAAAAGAAATGCAGATGCCTATAAACTAAATTATAGACTTAGAGGTATGGGAGATTTTGTTTTTGTTATAGAGCCAGAACCATATTGGGAAGCTTCAGAAGAAATTTATATAACTCAATATACAAAAGCTATAGTTAATAAAGCGGGATTACCTTCAGATTGGGATGCAGAACTTGGCTTACCAGCAGAAATAGTTCCTTTAACTTGGCCAACAAATATATATGCTGGTAGTACTTTTAGAGGAGTTGTAATGAAAGATGGAAAACCAGAACCTAATGTTGAAATAGAAATTGAATATTTAAATGCAAAAGCTTTTAAAAATGCTTTTAATGAAAAAGAAATAAATTTTGATGGAGGAGAAGCTCCAGCAATGTTAATAAAAACAGATAGCAATGGACAATTTTCTTTTACTTTTCCTTGGTCAGGAGTGTGGGGATTTGCAGCACTTATGGAGGGGGAACAGTATAAAGGCCAAGATCAAGAACTTGGCGCATGTTTTATGTTAAGAGTACATGACTTACCCTAA
- the recA gene encoding recombinase RecA translates to MAKKKTTNNNDNNKDQLLEKLVKELEKSHGTGSVMIMGQGVDNNNISTIPSGCLSLDVALGVGGFPRGRIIEVYGNESSGKTTLTLQALAEVQKNNGIAAFVDAEHALDVEYAKKLGVNIDKLIVSQPDFGEQALEIVDSLVRSNVVDMVVVDSVAALVPKTEIEGAMGDSHVGLQARLMSQALRKLAGSVSKSKTIVVFINQVRMKIGVMYGSPETTTGGVALKFYSTIRVEVRRGSQIREGKDAVGNETTLKVVKNKVAPPFKEAKVDMIYGKGIAKEYDIFNLAVENEFIQRKGAWFSYINENEEEVSIGQGKLNSVNYLMENPELLDYLEYKIRKKMEIAVPEDLEEMFKDKSKKNKKEEVKEDAGEVKKDEK, encoded by the coding sequence ATGGCTAAGAAAAAAACAACAAATAATAATGATAATAACAAAGATCAATTATTAGAAAAATTGGTAAAAGAACTTGAAAAAAGTCATGGTACAGGTTCTGTTATGATAATGGGACAAGGTGTAGATAATAATAATATATCTACTATACCAAGCGGTTGTTTATCTTTAGATGTCGCACTTGGTGTTGGAGGGTTTCCTCGTGGAAGAATAATAGAGGTTTATGGTAATGAAAGCTCAGGAAAAACTACTCTTACTCTTCAAGCACTCGCAGAAGTTCAAAAAAATAATGGTATAGCTGCATTTGTAGATGCAGAACATGCTCTTGATGTTGAATATGCTAAAAAATTGGGTGTAAATATTGATAAATTAATAGTTTCTCAACCTGATTTTGGAGAACAAGCATTAGAAATAGTTGATTCTCTTGTAAGATCAAATGTTGTAGATATGGTTGTTGTAGACTCAGTAGCTGCTTTAGTTCCAAAAACTGAAATCGAAGGTGCTATGGGAGATTCTCATGTTGGTTTACAAGCGAGATTAATGTCTCAAGCCTTAAGAAAATTAGCGGGAAGTGTTAGTAAATCTAAAACTATAGTAGTCTTTATAAACCAAGTTAGAATGAAAATTGGAGTTATGTATGGTAGCCCAGAAACAACTACAGGAGGAGTAGCTCTAAAATTTTATTCTACTATAAGAGTCGAAGTAAGACGTGGTTCTCAGATAAGAGAAGGAAAGGATGCTGTTGGAAATGAAACAACTTTAAAAGTTGTGAAAAACAAAGTTGCACCTCCTTTTAAAGAAGCAAAAGTAGATATGATCTATGGAAAAGGTATTGCAAAAGAATATGATATCTTTAATCTTGCAGTCGAAAATGAATTTATTCAAAGAAAAGGAGCTTGGTTTTCTTATATAAATGAAAATGAAGAAGAAGTAAGTATAGGACAGGGAAAACTAAACTCTGTAAATTATCTAATGGAAAACCCTGAATTACTCGATTATCTTGAATATAAAATAAGAAAAAAAATGGAAATAGCAGTTCCAGAAGATCTCGAAGAGATGTTTAAAGATAAATCTAAAAAAAATAAAAAAGAAGAAGTAAAAGAAGATGCTGGTGAAGTAAAAAAAGATGAAAAATAA
- the pgsA gene encoding CDP-diacylglycerol--glycerol-3-phosphate 3-phosphatidyltransferase, which translates to MNIPNWLSFSRILAVFPLYILTVMGENYFLPALIVFIIASFTDLLDGWIARKYNMVTDLGKFFDQIADKIMINAVLISLLTIGFVPGWFVAIIVVRDTFVSGLRMFLANKNIVVAADKFGKLKTFLQIVLIIAIYLNFSILLNNVLIYTTAFVSLFSGFNYLIKNKEGFKM; encoded by the coding sequence TTGAATATACCTAATTGGTTATCATTTTCAAGAATTTTAGCAGTATTTCCATTGTATATATTAACTGTTATGGGTGAAAATTATTTTTTACCAGCCCTCATAGTATTCATAATAGCTTCTTTCACAGATCTATTAGATGGCTGGATTGCAAGAAAATATAATATGGTTACAGATCTTGGAAAATTTTTTGACCAAATAGCAGATAAAATAATGATAAATGCTGTTTTAATATCATTACTTACCATTGGATTTGTGCCTGGTTGGTTTGTTGCAATAATAGTAGTTAGAGATACTTTCGTAAGTGGATTGAGAATGTTTCTTGCAAATAAAAATATAGTAGTTGCTGCAGATAAATTTGGAAAACTAAAAACATTTTTACAAATAGTTTTAATAATTGCTATATATTTGAATTTCTCTATCTTATTAAACAATGTATTAATATATACAACAGCTTTTGTAAGTTTATTTTCTGGTTTTAACTATTTAATAAAAAACAAAGAAGGCTTTAAAATGTAA
- a CDS encoding nucleoside recognition domain-containing protein: protein MSEKKKMEKIKEEIMEKNKVPSQVIVAEKRFLNAENIVNSCLKSSGHGKRTITDIIDSFVCNRFLGPIVLFLTLFAVYELAIVGGYKLTDYWWPILGGIQKSIVNILPAEGFLNDPFIRDFVIWMVQGIMAVLNYIPIFIILFALVAIMEDSGYMARIAFILDRVFKPYGLHGQSALPLMLAGLYVGGCAVPGVMATRSIKDEKVRNATIMVTPLMNCLAKIPFYLLMIDVFFKESSGLTMFLISTITIFIALTVSKLLSITVLKNKETAPFVMEMPPYHIPSFNNVSRRVIERTWIFIKKVLTVIVVVMAVIYFFLNYPGVNNIEKENFENNINTIMLEHNLNNIENPYIKTFSNSEIIAEYFDYSSRYRSSLRNAKDDSDKERIDFKYRRINPEFFIVYNNGKVNIYDSEKENFERYFNDYNKSLNNLITSYGSINNQNYLIYYDFYKAWQSANPVYFSFVKDGDSNYKSSTLFNAQASKMNKNLKGIDRSRKELRLKKHEENLMGSMLGKLGIYLEPVTKYAGFNWRINVSLLSSFAAKENTVSTLGSIYKDGVESKELSQKISDMESGWTSLHAAAMIFFMALTPPCIATIITIATEAGWKIAVFTSIYPVIIGFIFAVFIFSLGSILNLTGLQMLLIVYFIFVFITVLLGIYSNYSKKKKQKKV from the coding sequence ATGTCTGAAAAGAAAAAAATGGAAAAAATAAAAGAAGAAATAATGGAAAAAAATAAAGTACCTTCACAAGTAATAGTGGCAGAAAAAAGATTTTTAAATGCAGAAAATATAGTAAATTCATGTTTAAAAAGTTCAGGACATGGAAAAAGAACTATTACTGATATAATAGATTCTTTTGTTTGTAATAGATTTTTAGGTCCTATAGTACTTTTTTTGACTTTGTTTGCTGTATATGAACTTGCCATTGTTGGTGGTTATAAATTAACTGATTATTGGTGGCCTATTCTTGGAGGAATTCAAAAATCTATAGTTAATATACTTCCAGCAGAAGGGTTTTTAAATGACCCTTTTATCAGAGATTTTGTTATATGGATGGTTCAAGGAATAATGGCGGTTTTAAATTATATTCCTATATTTATAATTTTATTTGCTTTAGTTGCGATAATGGAAGATTCAGGATATATGGCAAGAATTGCTTTTATATTGGATAGAGTTTTTAAACCTTATGGATTACATGGACAATCGGCCTTACCTTTAATGTTAGCTGGTCTTTATGTAGGTGGTTGTGCGGTTCCTGGAGTTATGGCTACGAGATCTATAAAAGATGAAAAAGTTAGAAATGCAACTATAATGGTAACTCCACTTATGAATTGTTTAGCTAAAATACCTTTTTATCTTCTCATGATAGATGTTTTTTTTAAGGAAAGTAGTGGATTAACTATGTTTTTGATTTCTACTATTACTATATTTATAGCATTAACAGTTAGTAAATTACTTTCTATAACAGTTTTAAAAAATAAAGAGACAGCTCCTTTTGTTATGGAGATGCCCCCATACCATATACCTTCATTTAATAATGTTTCAAGAAGAGTTATTGAAAGAACATGGATATTTATAAAAAAAGTTTTGACTGTTATAGTAGTTGTTATGGCTGTAATTTATTTCTTTTTGAATTATCCAGGAGTAAATAATATAGAAAAAGAAAACTTTGAAAATAATATAAATACTATTATGTTAGAGCATAATTTAAATAATATTGAAAATCCATATATAAAGACTTTTTCAAATTCAGAAATAATAGCAGAATATTTTGATTATTCTTCAAGATATAGAAGTAGTTTGAGAAATGCAAAAGATGATTCAGATAAAGAAAGAATAGATTTTAAATATAGGCGTATAAACCCTGAATTTTTTATAGTTTATAATAATGGAAAGGTTAATATATATGATTCTGAAAAAGAAAACTTTGAAAGATATTTTAATGATTATAATAAATCACTAAATAATCTTATAACATCATATGGCAGTATAAATAATCAAAATTATTTAATCTATTATGATTTTTATAAAGCTTGGCAAAGTGCTAATCCTGTTTATTTTAGTTTTGTTAAAGATGGAGATTCCAATTATAAAAGTTCAACATTATTCAATGCACAAGCTTCAAAAATGAATAAGAATTTAAAAGGAATAGATAGAAGTAGAAAAGAATTAAGATTAAAAAAACATGAAGAAAATCTTATGGGTAGTATGCTTGGAAAATTAGGTATATATTTAGAACCAGTTACAAAATATGCAGGCTTTAATTGGAGAATAAATGTAAGTCTTTTAAGTTCATTTGCTGCAAAAGAAAATACAGTCTCTACACTTGGTAGTATATATAAAGATGGAGTTGAATCAAAAGAATTGAGCCAAAAAATTTCTGATATGGAAAGTGGTTGGACTTCTTTACATGCAGCTGCTATGATATTTTTCATGGCTTTAACACCTCCATGTATAGCAACTATAATAACTATTGCAACTGAAGCTGGATGGAAAATAGCTGTTTTTACCTCTATTTATCCAGTTATTATAGGTTTTATATTTGCCGTTTTTATATTCAGTCTCGGATCTATTTTAAACTTGACAGGTTTGCAAATGCTATTAATAGTATATTTTATATTTGTATTCATAACCGTATTGCTTGGAATTTATAGTAATTATTCTAAAAAGAAAAAGCAAAAAAAGGTGTGA
- a CDS encoding regulatory protein RecX → MKNKKIDPDDPAAVEKAAASLLKYRMRSEHELKFRLKMKGYSEQNIENLIKKLKKHNIINDNMFAYYYSYDKITLSEKGPKYVFIELKKLGVDESIIYTTLEKIKEEVDIYEIAKNVSSKYYQKTKDILKTKNYLFRRGFETDTIEFVIRDLGGD, encoded by the coding sequence ATGAAAAATAAAAAAATAGACCCAGATGACCCAGCAGCTGTTGAAAAAGCTGCTGCTTCTTTATTAAAATATAGAATGCGTTCTGAACATGAATTAAAGTTTAGATTAAAAATGAAAGGATATTCAGAACAAAATATAGAAAATTTAATAAAAAAATTAAAAAAACATAACATTATAAATGATAATATGTTTGCATATTATTATTCTTATGATAAAATTACATTGAGCGAAAAAGGTCCTAAGTATGTTTTCATAGAACTTAAGAAACTTGGTGTAGATGAATCAATAATTTATACCACCCTTGAAAAAATAAAAGAAGAAGTCGACATTTATGAAATTGCAAAAAATGTTTCTTCAAAATATTATCAAAAAACAAAAGATATTTTAAAAACAAAAAACTATTTATTCAGACGAGGATTCGAAACCGATACAATAGAATTCGTGATTAGAGATTTAGGAGGTGACTAA
- a CDS encoding FeoA family protein translates to MKEIYLHSLKPGQKCIIRSLNSSGIEGQRLLDMGFIRGTELKVVRNAPFADPIEILIRGCNISIRRDEASLIGVEII, encoded by the coding sequence ATGAAAGAAATTTATTTGCATTCTTTAAAACCAGGGCAAAAATGTATAATAAGATCTTTAAATTCAAGTGGTATAGAAGGTCAAAGACTTTTGGATATGGGTTTTATAAGAGGGACTGAATTAAAAGTTGTAAGAAATGCCCCTTTTGCAGATCCAATAGAAATTCTTATTAGAGGTTGTAATATAAGTATAAGAAGAGATGAAGCAAGTTTAATAGGTGTTGAAATAATATGA
- a CDS encoding FeoA family protein, which translates to MVSLSLDKLKQGKKSMIISMDLNEDILKRLNDMGLNIGANIEVLVKGSKNSPYLIGVDSFRVALEPDLAQSVYVISEM; encoded by the coding sequence ATGGTAAGTTTAAGTTTAGATAAATTAAAACAAGGTAAAAAATCAATGATTATTTCTATGGATTTAAATGAAGATATATTGAAAAGACTTAATGATATGGGCCTTAACATAGGGGCAAATATAGAAGTCCTTGTAAAAGGCAGTAAGAATTCTCCATATCTTATAGGAGTAGATTCATTTAGAGTTGCTTTAGAACCGGATCTTGCACAATCTGTATATGTTATATCTGAAATGTGA